Below is a genomic region from Halobacterium sp. CBA1132.
TCACGGAACTCAAAGACGAGGAGGTCGAGGCGCGCCGCGAGCAGCGCGAGCGCTACGAGGAGCAACTGGAGGAAGCGAAAGAAGCGGGCGAGGCGATCGAGGCGGCGCGCCTCGAAGCCCGCACGCAGCGACTCACGGAGACCATCCACGAGACATCCCGGGAACTACTGGACCTACTGGACGTGCCCCAAGTCGAGGCGCCCGCGGAGGGCGAGGCGCAGGCCGCGCACATGGCGCGCGTCGACGACGACGTCGACTACGCGGGCAGCGACGACTACGACTGCCTGCTGCTCGGCGCGCCCGTGACGCTGCGCCAACTCACCAGCAAGGGCGCGCCCGAGCGCATGGACTTTGAGGCGACGCTCGACGAGCACGACCTCACGTGGGAGCAACTCGTCGACGTCGGCATCCTCTGTGGCACCGACTTCAATCCCGGTATCGACGGCTTCGGGCCGAAGACCGCGCTGAAAGCCATCCGCGAACACGGCGACCTCTGGAGCGTCCTCGACGCCGAGGGCGAGCACGTCGAGTACGCCGACCGCATCCGCGAACT
It encodes:
- the fen gene encoding flap endonuclease-1; translation: MGNADLRQLAVIEEVPFDELEGDVVAVDAHNWLYKYLTTTVQWTSEDIYTTSDGVEVANLVGIVQGLPKFFEHDLTPIFVWDGGVTELKDEEVEARREQRERYEEQLEEAKEAGEAIEAARLEARTQRLTETIHETSRELLDLLDVPQVEAPAEGEAQAAHMARVDDDVDYAGSDDYDCLLLGAPVTLRQLTSKGAPERMDFEATLDEHDLTWEQLVDVGILCGTDFNPGIDGFGPKTALKAIREHGDLWSVLDAEGEHVEYADRIRELFLNPDVTDDYDLELDPSPDIDAAREYAVDEWGVDAAELERGFDRIEESVVQTGLDQWT